Proteins encoded within one genomic window of Jiangella mangrovi:
- a CDS encoding aminoglycoside phosphotransferase family protein, producing the protein MERVMDGVLLRTLLREQHPDLADLPLRPAAKGWDNELWRLGDTLAVRVPCTERAPSLLRKEYRWVPELAPRLPLPVPVPLRLGEPSARFPQPWTVTTWVDGEPADRAPVTRGDDAAEALAGFLRALHGPAPSEAPSNPERGVPLAVVADGVEQGLPALLPPSLAEAALAVWEDAVTAPAWAGPRTWLHGDLHPANVTVDGGMLAGVIDFGELCAGDPATDLAAAWTLLPAGSAARFFEAYGGADDATIRRARGWAVRASLGLIGVGRAGDQGLPGGKPTWGPAGRNALDRVLADAGVV; encoded by the coding sequence ATGGAGCGCGTGATGGACGGCGTCCTGCTGCGGACGCTGCTGCGCGAGCAGCACCCCGATCTGGCGGACCTGCCGCTGCGGCCGGCGGCGAAGGGCTGGGACAACGAGCTCTGGCGCCTCGGTGACACCCTGGCCGTACGCGTCCCGTGCACCGAGCGCGCGCCGTCGCTGCTGCGCAAGGAGTACCGGTGGGTGCCGGAGCTCGCCCCGCGGCTGCCGCTGCCCGTCCCAGTGCCACTGCGGCTGGGGGAGCCGTCCGCGCGCTTCCCGCAGCCCTGGACCGTCACGACCTGGGTCGACGGCGAGCCCGCCGACCGTGCCCCCGTCACCCGCGGCGACGACGCGGCCGAGGCGTTGGCCGGGTTCCTGCGCGCCCTGCACGGGCCGGCGCCCTCGGAGGCGCCGTCGAACCCGGAGCGCGGCGTCCCTCTGGCGGTGGTCGCCGACGGGGTCGAGCAGGGCCTCCCGGCGCTGCTGCCGCCGTCCCTGGCCGAGGCGGCCCTCGCCGTATGGGAGGACGCCGTGACGGCGCCCGCCTGGGCAGGCCCGCGGACCTGGCTGCACGGGGACCTGCACCCGGCGAACGTCACCGTCGACGGCGGGATGCTGGCCGGGGTGATCGACTTCGGTGAGCTCTGTGCCGGCGACCCGGCCACGGACCTGGCCGCGGCGTGGACGCTGCTGCCCGCGGGGTCTGCCGCGCGGTTCTTCGAGGCCTACGGCGGCGCCGACGACGCCACGATCCGGCGGGCGCGCGGTTGGGCCGTGCGCGCCTCACTCGGCCTGATCGGCGTCGGCCGGGCCGGTGACCAGGGGCTGCCCGGCGGTAAGCCGACCTGGGGACCGGCCGGTCGCAACGCCCTGGACCGCGTGCTCGCCGACGCCGGCGTCGTCTGA
- a CDS encoding undecaprenyl-diphosphate phosphatase, protein MEWFQAAVLGVLQGLTEFLPISSSAHLRIYPELFGWEDPGAAFTAVTQIGTESAVILYFARDIGRIVTAWFRSLANGRGGESRGRRRRATYDPQDARMGWFVIIGTIPIGLLGYVLQDVIRDDFRSLWIIATTLVVLGVILGIADRVGRKERTVADLNYRDAVAIGFAQAMALIPGVSRSGASISMGLFLGLDRAAAARFAFLLAIPAVLGSGIFEWPGAMEEGSVLGVGPTILATVIAFLVGLGVIAWLMAWLEKRSFAPFIIYRIALGLFTFAMLATGTWSA, encoded by the coding sequence ATGGAGTGGTTCCAGGCCGCCGTCCTGGGCGTGCTGCAGGGGCTGACGGAGTTCCTGCCGATCTCGTCCAGCGCCCACCTGCGCATCTACCCCGAGCTGTTCGGCTGGGAGGACCCCGGCGCCGCGTTCACCGCCGTCACGCAGATCGGCACCGAGTCCGCCGTCATCCTCTACTTCGCCCGCGACATCGGCCGCATCGTCACGGCGTGGTTCCGGTCGCTGGCGAACGGCCGGGGCGGCGAGTCCCGCGGGCGGCGCCGTCGAGCCACCTACGATCCCCAGGACGCCCGCATGGGCTGGTTCGTGATCATCGGGACCATCCCCATCGGCCTCCTCGGGTACGTGCTGCAGGACGTCATCCGCGACGACTTCCGCTCCCTGTGGATCATCGCGACGACGCTCGTGGTGCTCGGCGTCATCCTGGGCATCGCCGACCGCGTCGGGCGCAAGGAGCGCACCGTCGCCGACCTGAACTATCGCGACGCCGTCGCCATCGGGTTCGCGCAGGCGATGGCGCTGATCCCCGGTGTGTCGCGGTCGGGCGCGTCGATCAGCATGGGGCTGTTCCTCGGACTCGACCGCGCGGCGGCGGCCCGGTTCGCGTTCCTGCTGGCGATCCCGGCGGTGCTCGGGTCGGGCATCTTCGAGTGGCCGGGCGCCATGGAGGAGGGGTCGGTCCTCGGCGTCGGGCCGACGATCCTCGCGACGGTCATCGCGTTCCTCGTCGGGCTCGGCGTCATCGCCTGGCTGATGGCGTGGCTGGAGAAGCGGTCGTTCGCGCCGTTCATCATCTACCGCATCGCGCTCGGCCTGTTCACGTTCGCGATGCTGGCGACCGGGACATGGAGCGCGTGA
- a CDS encoding LLM class F420-dependent oxidoreductase encodes MRLGLNLGYWGGGDNHLNLALAREADELGYSVVWAAEAYGSDAPTVLAWVAAQTSRVDVGSAVMQIPARTPAATAMTAATLDSLSGGRFRLGLGVSGPQVSEGWHGVRFSRPLERTREYVDIVRLALSRQRLAYDGEHWRLPLPDGPGKALQLTVHPARPSIPVYLASIGPKNLTLTGEIADGWLGIFFAPEHSGESLDLLAAGRAAAGRTMDGFDVVPTVPVSVGADLEACAAPVRAYSALYLGGMGSRQQNFYNALAVRMGFGDAARTVQDLFLERKHREAAAAVPLEFVDRTALIGPPERIRDRLHAYAESGVTTLSVAVHAGPLEERIAALRTVAEALDAAGLAT; translated from the coding sequence ATGCGGCTCGGGCTCAACCTGGGCTACTGGGGCGGTGGCGACAACCACCTGAACCTGGCTCTGGCCAGGGAGGCCGACGAGCTCGGCTACTCCGTCGTGTGGGCCGCCGAGGCCTACGGGTCCGACGCGCCGACGGTGCTCGCCTGGGTCGCCGCGCAGACGTCCCGCGTCGACGTCGGCAGCGCCGTCATGCAGATCCCGGCCCGCACCCCGGCGGCGACGGCCATGACGGCGGCCACGCTCGACAGCCTGTCGGGCGGACGGTTCCGGCTGGGGCTGGGCGTGTCCGGCCCGCAGGTCTCCGAGGGCTGGCACGGCGTCCGGTTCTCGCGGCCCCTGGAACGCACGCGCGAGTACGTCGACATCGTGCGGCTGGCGCTCTCGCGGCAACGACTGGCGTACGACGGCGAGCACTGGCGGCTGCCGCTGCCGGACGGCCCGGGCAAGGCCCTGCAGCTGACGGTGCACCCCGCGCGGCCGTCGATCCCGGTGTACCTGGCGTCCATCGGGCCCAAGAACCTGACACTGACCGGCGAGATCGCGGACGGCTGGCTGGGCATCTTCTTCGCGCCGGAGCATTCGGGCGAGTCGCTGGACCTGCTGGCGGCCGGGCGTGCAGCCGCGGGCCGGACCATGGACGGATTCGACGTGGTCCCGACGGTGCCGGTGTCGGTCGGCGCCGACCTCGAAGCCTGCGCGGCCCCCGTCCGGGCCTACTCCGCGCTGTACCTCGGCGGCATGGGCAGCAGGCAGCAGAACTTCTACAACGCCCTCGCCGTCCGCATGGGCTTCGGCGACGCCGCGCGCACCGTCCAGGACCTCTTCCTCGAGCGCAAGCACCGCGAGGCCGCTGCCGCCGTCCCGCTCGAGTTCGTCGACCGCACGGCGCTCATCGGGCCGCCCGAGCGCATCCGCGACCGTCTGCACGCCTACGCTGAGTCCGGGGTGACGACGTTGTCCGTGGCGGTGCACGCAGGGCCGCTCGAAGAGCGCATCGCCGCGCTGCGCACCGTCGCCGAGGCGCTCGACGCCGCCGGCCTGGCAACCTGA
- a CDS encoding aldo/keto reductase, with the protein MEQRRLGGSGLYVSRLALGTMTWGRDTDQHDAREQLKLFADAGGTLVDTAASYGNGESEKLIGALLDSAVPRDSLLIATKAGTSRPAGQRVVDVSRKGLLDQLDDSLDRLDLDYVDLWQVHTWSDAAPMDETLGALEHAVTSGRARYAGVSNYTGWQTAAAAVHQRAVAGAQAPLVSTQVEYSLLERGVEREVLPAASRLGLGVLAWSPLGRGVLTGKYRTGTPANSRAATTHFASFVDKYLDGRSAKIVEAVCTAADGLDALPLEVALTWVRDRPGVSSAIVGARTAAQLRDVLGSDDLELPAEIRAALDEVSALELGYPENRG; encoded by the coding sequence GTGGAACAGCGACGACTCGGTGGAAGCGGGCTGTACGTCTCGCGCCTGGCGCTCGGCACCATGACGTGGGGGCGCGACACCGACCAGCACGACGCGCGGGAGCAGCTGAAGCTGTTCGCCGACGCGGGCGGCACACTGGTCGACACGGCCGCGTCCTACGGCAACGGCGAGAGCGAGAAGCTCATCGGCGCCTTGCTCGACAGCGCGGTCCCGCGCGACAGCCTGCTCATCGCCACCAAGGCAGGCACCTCGCGGCCGGCCGGGCAGCGCGTCGTCGACGTGTCCCGCAAGGGCCTGCTCGACCAGCTCGACGACTCCCTCGACCGCCTCGACCTCGACTACGTCGACCTCTGGCAGGTGCACACCTGGAGCGACGCGGCGCCCATGGATGAGACGCTCGGGGCGCTGGAGCACGCCGTCACCTCCGGCCGGGCCCGCTACGCCGGCGTGTCCAACTACACCGGCTGGCAGACCGCCGCTGCCGCCGTCCACCAGCGTGCGGTCGCGGGCGCTCAGGCGCCGCTGGTCTCCACCCAGGTCGAGTACTCACTGCTCGAGCGCGGTGTCGAGCGCGAGGTGCTGCCCGCGGCCTCGCGGCTCGGGCTCGGCGTGCTGGCGTGGTCGCCGCTGGGACGCGGCGTGCTGACCGGCAAGTACCGCACCGGCACGCCGGCGAACTCCCGCGCCGCGACGACGCACTTCGCGTCGTTCGTGGACAAGTATCTGGACGGCCGCTCGGCGAAGATCGTCGAGGCCGTCTGCACCGCCGCCGACGGCCTCGACGCGCTGCCGCTGGAGGTCGCGCTGACGTGGGTGCGCGACCGCCCGGGCGTGTCGTCGGCGATCGTGGGGGCCAGGACGGCGGCACAGTTGCGCGATGTGCTCGGCTCCGACGACCTCGAGCTGCCGGCGGAGATCCGCGCCGCCCTCGACGAGGTGTCCGCGCTGGAGCTGGGCTACCCGGAGAACCGGGGGTAG
- a CDS encoding DUF5703 family protein, with product MARSLNSQGPQATEYEFRHISLPRTTTRGAARRLLTEQAEHGHWELARLRLHPDGTRKIVLRRKILRVRATL from the coding sequence GTGGCGAGAAGCCTCAATTCCCAAGGTCCCCAGGCCACCGAGTACGAGTTCCGGCACATCTCGCTCCCCCGCACCACCACCCGGGGCGCCGCCCGCCGCCTGCTGACCGAGCAGGCGGAACACGGGCACTGGGAACTCGCTCGGCTGCGTCTCCACCCCGACGGCACGCGCAAGATCGTGCTCCGTCGCAAGATCCTTCGGGTCCGCGCGACGCTCTGA
- a CDS encoding LPXTG cell wall anchor domain-containing protein, which translates to MRTAVRVLAGAGLIGATALGLAAPAAAEDIPHDFSIDMFAHTGDPGGTTEVFTFIENEAPRMDGRSLDFSVPDGATIVGMVDEEFVDGTERPDEGCALVTPQRVECHTSATLDFNEGASAYFTVAIDDDVTGDLSSVIYTVTPDGGVAKTMEMDLPVNDAEPSILVSIGPELSASAPLGAAFDQTIKIHRNSAVPGFTIDFTPASGVTVTGVTGLELVDGTERPDEGCVVAETGRLECHAEAEIGAFEITVHQQMPETAQVPSLGDASVHVVGDRGGEASDTAPVHISYDPRMMEVSATPSVTGAAGDVVEIVLTARHNGLFGVKGRYAELTVPAGATISSVDGLEMLNEMTWVDEGCKLWTPQRVECLRMDTLAPGDTEEWTFRVQLDSDAPAGELGVAAGKYDAHAEDYAFETVVTVAGAGDDDGSGDHDGSGGDGEELPDTGTSSTTVTLLALGLVLAGGAAMTLRARRA; encoded by the coding sequence GTGCGGACTGCTGTCCGCGTCCTGGCCGGCGCCGGCTTGATCGGGGCGACCGCCCTCGGTCTGGCCGCACCGGCAGCTGCTGAAGACATTCCGCACGACTTCAGCATCGACATGTTCGCCCACACCGGCGATCCGGGCGGGACGACGGAGGTCTTCACCTTCATCGAGAACGAGGCGCCGCGCATGGACGGGCGCAGCCTCGACTTCTCCGTCCCCGACGGCGCCACGATCGTCGGCATGGTGGACGAGGAGTTCGTCGACGGCACGGAGCGGCCGGACGAGGGTTGCGCCCTGGTCACGCCGCAGCGGGTCGAGTGCCACACCAGCGCCACGTTGGACTTCAACGAGGGCGCCAGTGCCTATTTCACGGTGGCCATCGACGACGACGTGACGGGTGATCTCTCGTCCGTGATCTACACGGTCACGCCGGATGGCGGTGTCGCGAAGACCATGGAGATGGACCTTCCGGTCAACGATGCGGAGCCTTCGATTCTGGTCAGCATCGGGCCTGAGCTCAGCGCGTCGGCCCCTCTCGGCGCAGCGTTCGATCAGACAATCAAGATCCACCGTAACTCCGCCGTGCCCGGGTTCACCATCGACTTCACTCCTGCCTCGGGCGTGACCGTCACGGGTGTCACCGGTTTGGAACTGGTCGACGGAACCGAGCGACCTGACGAAGGATGTGTCGTCGCTGAGACCGGGCGCCTCGAGTGCCACGCCGAGGCCGAGATCGGCGCGTTCGAGATCACGGTCCATCAGCAGATGCCGGAGACTGCGCAGGTGCCGTCGCTCGGTGATGCCTCCGTGCATGTGGTGGGGGACCGCGGCGGTGAGGCGTCTGACACGGCGCCGGTGCACATCTCCTACGATCCGCGCATGATGGAGGTGTCCGCGACGCCGTCGGTGACGGGTGCCGCCGGAGACGTCGTCGAGATCGTCCTGACGGCACGGCACAACGGCCTGTTCGGAGTAAAGGGCCGGTATGCCGAGCTGACGGTGCCTGCGGGCGCCACCATCTCCAGCGTCGACGGACTCGAGATGCTCAACGAGATGACCTGGGTGGACGAGGGCTGCAAGCTGTGGACGCCGCAGCGGGTGGAGTGCCTCCGCATGGACACGCTGGCACCCGGCGACACCGAGGAGTGGACCTTCCGGGTCCAGCTCGACTCCGACGCGCCGGCCGGCGAACTGGGCGTGGCGGCGGGGAAGTACGACGCCCACGCCGAGGACTACGCCTTCGAGACCGTCGTGACGGTGGCGGGGGCCGGCGATGACGACGGCTCGGGCGACCACGACGGGTCGGGCGGTGATGGCGAGGAGCTGCCGGACACGGGCACGAGCAGCACCACCGTCACGCTGCTGGCGCTGGGCCTGGTCCTGGCCGGCGGCGCGGCGATGACCCTGCGGGCGCGCCGGGCCTGA
- a CDS encoding M20/M25/M40 family metallo-hydrolase gives MTTTPASPDQPPAGAPDAEVVDLCRDLLRIDTSNYGDSSGPGERKAAEYVAEKLAEAGLEPVVFDSEPGRTTVVARVEGSDPARTDALLMHGHLDVVPADASDWTHDPFSGEITDDCLWGRGAVDMKDMDAMILSVVRDRLRTGRRPARPLVLAFLADEEAGGVLGAHWAVDHRPELFEGVTEAISEVGGFSLTVNDDLRLYLVETAQKGIDWMKLTVEGRAGHGSMVSSANAVTELAEAVARIGRYQWPVRLTPTVRSFLEEAGDAFGVEFDPDDPEAMLGQLGNVGRIIGATLRNSTNPTMLKAGYKHNVIPGRAEAFIDGRFLPGQEEEYAATLDSILGPNVKREALVHDIAVETTFDGPLVDAMSAALRAEDPGARPVPYCLSGGTDAKAFSLLGIRNFGFSPLRLPPDLDFAGMFHGVDERVPLDGLRFGARVLDRFLDLA, from the coding sequence ATGACGACGACCCCCGCCTCGCCCGACCAGCCGCCCGCCGGCGCGCCCGACGCCGAGGTCGTCGACCTCTGCCGCGACCTGCTGCGCATCGACACCTCCAACTACGGCGACAGCAGCGGCCCGGGCGAGCGCAAGGCCGCCGAGTACGTCGCCGAGAAGCTGGCCGAGGCCGGGCTCGAGCCCGTCGTCTTCGACTCCGAGCCCGGGCGCACCACCGTCGTCGCCCGGGTCGAGGGGTCCGACCCCGCCCGCACCGACGCGCTGCTCATGCACGGCCACCTCGACGTCGTGCCTGCCGACGCCTCGGACTGGACGCACGACCCGTTCTCCGGCGAGATCACCGACGACTGCCTGTGGGGGCGCGGCGCCGTCGACATGAAGGACATGGACGCCATGATCCTGTCCGTCGTCCGCGACCGCCTGCGGACCGGACGGCGTCCGGCCCGGCCGCTCGTGCTGGCCTTCCTGGCCGACGAGGAGGCCGGCGGCGTGCTCGGCGCCCACTGGGCCGTCGACCACCGCCCCGAGCTGTTCGAGGGTGTCACCGAGGCCATCAGCGAGGTCGGCGGCTTCAGCCTCACCGTCAACGACGACCTGCGGCTCTACCTCGTCGAGACCGCCCAGAAGGGCATCGACTGGATGAAGCTGACGGTCGAGGGGCGCGCCGGCCACGGCTCCATGGTCAGCAGCGCCAACGCCGTCACCGAGCTAGCCGAGGCCGTCGCGCGCATCGGCCGCTACCAGTGGCCCGTGCGGCTCACGCCCACCGTCCGATCCTTCCTCGAGGAGGCCGGCGACGCCTTCGGCGTCGAGTTCGACCCCGACGACCCCGAGGCCATGCTCGGCCAGCTCGGCAACGTCGGGCGGATCATCGGCGCCACGCTGCGCAACAGCACCAACCCGACCATGCTCAAGGCCGGCTACAAGCACAACGTCATCCCCGGCCGCGCCGAGGCGTTCATCGACGGCCGCTTCCTGCCCGGCCAAGAGGAGGAGTACGCGGCGACGCTCGACTCGATCCTCGGGCCGAACGTGAAGCGCGAGGCCCTGGTGCACGACATCGCCGTCGAGACCACCTTCGACGGCCCCCTGGTCGACGCCATGAGCGCCGCCCTCCGCGCCGAGGACCCCGGCGCCCGGCCCGTGCCGTACTGCCTCTCCGGCGGCACCGACGCCAAGGCGTTCAGCCTGCTCGGCATCCGCAACTTCGGCTTCTCGCCGCTGCGGCTCCCGCCGGACCTCGACTTCGCCGGCATGTTCCACGGCGTCGACGAGCGGGTGCCGCTCGACGGCCTGCGGTTCGGGGCGCGGGTCCTCGACCGATTCCTCGATCTCGCTTGA
- a CDS encoding YqeB family protein yields MSVVGRPRWEAVLVWLGFPALGALLGLGLRPLAQWMLDTSWVPDHGLARVVADLPQPWGVIGAVAVGVVLGVVVALTAEGEVLRVAVDGSGVTLTRDGNNRTFARGDVTAIFTDGKELVLVGRSSEELAREKSDLAADRLAAAFTEQGYPWRADGDPHRDEFRRWVPDEPELPAGANAVLRARSSALEKGDLKDLAELREELAKLGVVVRDQDKRQYWRQVKGAVSG; encoded by the coding sequence GTGAGCGTCGTCGGGCGTCCGCGCTGGGAAGCCGTGCTCGTGTGGCTCGGCTTCCCGGCGCTCGGCGCGCTCCTCGGCCTGGGTCTGCGGCCGCTGGCGCAGTGGATGCTCGACACGTCCTGGGTGCCCGACCACGGTCTGGCGCGCGTCGTCGCCGACCTGCCCCAGCCCTGGGGTGTCATCGGGGCGGTGGCCGTCGGCGTCGTCCTCGGCGTGGTCGTGGCGCTGACCGCCGAGGGTGAGGTGCTCCGGGTCGCCGTCGACGGCAGCGGGGTCACGCTCACCCGCGACGGCAACAACCGCACCTTCGCGCGCGGCGACGTCACGGCGATCTTCACCGACGGCAAGGAGCTGGTGCTGGTCGGGCGGTCTAGCGAGGAGCTGGCCCGCGAGAAGTCCGACCTCGCGGCGGACCGGCTGGCGGCCGCGTTCACCGAGCAGGGCTACCCGTGGCGGGCCGACGGCGACCCGCACCGCGACGAGTTCCGCCGCTGGGTGCCCGACGAGCCCGAGCTGCCGGCTGGCGCGAACGCCGTCCTCAGGGCGCGGTCGTCGGCCCTGGAGAAGGGCGACCTGAAGGACCTCGCCGAACTGCGCGAAGAGCTCGCGAAGCTGGGCGTGGTGGTCCGCGACCAGGACAAGCGCCAGTACTGGAGGCAGGTCAAGGGCGCCGTGTCAGGATAG
- a CDS encoding ABC transporter permease subunit: MSALATPAAGTHRPTRTSRPSLARLTAVELRKATDTRAGFWLLAILVLVALGMVIVQMFTGSAEDRNFADFFGGAQLPVGILLPVVGILAVTGEWSQRTTLSTFALEPRRERIIAAKISAATLMAVGAVVASLAWAALANIVAPLVTDANASWDFSGELLGRVLLFQVLMVLVGTAFGLALLNTPLAIVLYFVLPTVLTILGSTISALETPVEWLDLNSTTMPLIDGDMSGERWGQLGTSLALWLAVPLALGTWRVLRSEIK, translated from the coding sequence ATGTCCGCCCTCGCCACGCCCGCGGCCGGTACGCACCGGCCCACCCGCACCTCGCGTCCGTCGCTCGCGCGGCTCACCGCCGTCGAGCTGCGCAAGGCCACCGACACCCGGGCCGGCTTCTGGCTGCTCGCGATCCTCGTGCTGGTCGCCCTCGGCATGGTGATCGTGCAGATGTTCACCGGCAGCGCCGAGGACCGGAACTTCGCCGACTTCTTCGGCGGCGCCCAGCTGCCGGTCGGCATCCTGCTCCCCGTCGTCGGCATCCTGGCGGTCACCGGCGAGTGGTCGCAGCGCACCACGCTCAGCACGTTCGCGCTGGAGCCCCGGCGTGAGCGGATCATCGCGGCGAAGATCTCGGCCGCGACGCTCATGGCCGTCGGCGCCGTCGTCGCGAGCCTCGCCTGGGCCGCGCTGGCCAACATCGTCGCACCGCTGGTCACCGACGCGAACGCGAGCTGGGACTTCAGCGGCGAGCTCCTGGGCCGGGTGCTGCTGTTCCAGGTCCTCATGGTGCTGGTCGGCACCGCCTTCGGTCTGGCACTGCTCAACACGCCGCTGGCCATCGTGCTCTACTTCGTCCTGCCCACCGTGCTGACCATCCTCGGCAGCACCATCTCGGCACTGGAGACCCCGGTCGAGTGGCTGGACCTGAACAGCACCACGATGCCGCTGATCGACGGTGACATGTCCGGCGAGAGGTGGGGGCAGCTGGGCACGTCGCTCGCGCTGTGGCTGGCGGTGCCGCTGGCCCTCGGCACGTGGCGGGTGCTCCGCTCGGAGATCAAGTGA
- a CDS encoding ABC transporter ATP-binding protein encodes MITVEHLTKRYGAFTAVNDVSFTCVPGTVTGFLGPNGAGKSTTMRMISGLTPPTSGRTTVNGVAFRDLPNPGRHIGVLLDASAQHSGRTGREILSLSAQLLGVGQKRVDAMLELVGLHGAAEKRRVGNYSLGMRQRLGLAHALLGDPTVLMLDEPANGLDPEGIFWMRGVLRDFADRGGTVMLSSHLLREVEAVADHLVVIGNGRIVADGGKDELLNAGGLYVRSLDPAPLEKALTEAGLSVQPTRDGGFGVASDAETVGRAALAAGAVLLELRQADSGGLEEMFLRLTSSHDSHVGSATAADAVAAQQEA; translated from the coding sequence ATGATCACTGTCGAGCACCTGACGAAGCGGTACGGCGCCTTCACCGCCGTGAACGACGTCTCGTTCACCTGCGTCCCCGGCACCGTCACCGGCTTCCTCGGCCCGAACGGCGCGGGGAAGTCCACCACGATGCGGATGATCAGCGGCCTCACCCCGCCGACGTCGGGCCGCACCACCGTCAACGGCGTCGCCTTCCGCGACCTGCCCAACCCGGGCCGGCACATCGGGGTGCTGCTGGACGCGTCCGCTCAGCACTCCGGCCGCACGGGCCGCGAGATCCTGTCGCTGTCGGCGCAGCTGCTCGGCGTCGGCCAGAAGCGCGTCGACGCGATGCTCGAGCTGGTCGGCCTGCACGGCGCGGCCGAGAAGCGGCGCGTCGGCAACTACTCGCTCGGCATGCGCCAGCGGCTCGGCCTCGCGCACGCGCTGCTCGGCGACCCGACGGTGCTCATGCTCGACGAGCCGGCGAACGGCCTGGACCCCGAGGGCATCTTCTGGATGCGCGGCGTCCTGCGCGACTTCGCCGACCGCGGCGGCACGGTCATGCTCTCCTCGCACCTGCTGCGCGAGGTCGAGGCCGTCGCCGACCACCTGGTCGTCATCGGCAACGGCCGCATCGTCGCCGACGGTGGCAAGGACGAGCTGCTCAACGCCGGCGGCCTCTACGTCCGCTCGCTCGACCCGGCGCCGCTGGAGAAGGCGCTCACCGAGGCCGGGCTGTCCGTGCAGCCGACCCGCGATGGCGGCTTCGGCGTCGCGAGTGACGCCGAGACCGTGGGCCGCGCCGCGCTCGCCGCCGGCGCCGTCCTGCTCGAGCTGCGGCAGGCCGACTCCGGCGGCCTCGAGGAGATGTTCCTCCGCCTGACCTCGTCCCACGATTCCCACGTCGGCAGCGCAACCGCAGCTGACGCCGTCGCCGCCCAGCAGGAGGCCTGA
- a CDS encoding sensor histidine kinase, with product MTTPALPSARSPERSASSPELPALLPGMLRVDPDDADPARRGRVRRSVRDWVVDTLCFVIAILIGLMTYDSAMQTDPPEIVQLADLVVGALACLSLWWRRRWPVQLAVVVALLAIGVSSAAGAGVVLLFTVAVHRRWAVAAAVAAVNFGTALAFYAVYPDPVLAFRWTVLLSASVVAAVTLWGMLVRSRRQLVLSLRERAYQAEAEAALRVERARHLERERIAREMHDVLAHRISLLSVHAGALEYRPDAPRADVANAAGVIRASAHQALQDLREIIGVLRAPSSDDDPDRPQPTLAQLPALVEESRQAGMRVSVVDQLNADGAEPPPAIARCAYRVVQEALTNVRKHARGTGVCVTLTGGPGGGLAVEVRNRMPVGSDARATTSEIPGTGTGLIGLAERVELAGGMLEHGITRDGDFRVHAWLPWPA from the coding sequence ATGACGACCCCTGCCCTGCCGTCGGCCCGGAGCCCGGAGCGGTCGGCGAGCAGTCCGGAGTTGCCGGCGCTGCTGCCGGGCATGCTGCGGGTCGACCCCGACGACGCCGACCCGGCCCGCCGCGGCCGGGTGCGCCGGTCGGTGCGCGACTGGGTCGTCGACACCCTCTGCTTCGTCATCGCGATTCTCATCGGGCTCATGACGTACGACAGCGCGATGCAGACCGACCCGCCCGAGATCGTCCAGCTGGCCGACCTCGTCGTGGGCGCGCTCGCCTGTCTGTCGCTGTGGTGGCGGCGACGGTGGCCCGTGCAGCTCGCCGTCGTGGTCGCGCTGCTGGCGATCGGGGTGTCGTCGGCCGCGGGCGCCGGGGTCGTCCTGCTGTTCACCGTCGCCGTGCACCGGCGGTGGGCCGTCGCCGCGGCGGTGGCGGCGGTCAACTTCGGCACGGCGCTGGCGTTCTACGCCGTCTACCCCGACCCGGTCCTGGCCTTCCGCTGGACGGTCCTGCTGTCCGCGTCGGTCGTCGCCGCCGTCACACTGTGGGGCATGCTGGTGCGCTCGCGCCGTCAGCTGGTGCTGTCGCTGCGCGAGCGGGCGTACCAGGCCGAGGCCGAGGCGGCGCTGCGGGTCGAGCGGGCCCGGCACCTCGAGCGCGAGCGCATCGCTCGCGAGATGCACGACGTCCTCGCGCACCGGATCTCGCTGCTCAGCGTGCACGCGGGCGCGCTGGAGTACCGTCCGGACGCACCGCGGGCCGACGTCGCGAACGCCGCGGGGGTCATCCGGGCCAGCGCGCACCAGGCGCTGCAGGACCTGCGCGAGATCATCGGCGTGCTGCGGGCGCCGTCGTCCGACGACGACCCCGACCGGCCGCAGCCCACGCTCGCGCAGCTGCCGGCGCTGGTCGAGGAGTCGCGGCAGGCCGGCATGCGGGTCAGCGTCGTCGACCAGCTCAACGCCGACGGCGCCGAGCCGCCGCCCGCCATCGCCCGCTGCGCCTACCGCGTCGTGCAGGAGGCGCTCACGAACGTGCGCAAGCACGCCCGCGGCACGGGCGTCTGCGTCACGCTGACCGGCGGCCCCGGCGGCGGACTGGCCGTCGAGGTGCGCAACCGGATGCCCGTCGGATCGGACGCGCGGGCCACCACCTCCGAGATCCCGGGCACCGGGACGGGGCTCATCGGACTGGCCGAACGGGTCGAGCTGGCGGGCGGGATGCTGGAGCACGGAATCACCCGTGACGGCGACTTCCGCGTGCACGCCTGGCTACCGTGGCCGGCATGA